A genomic region of Clavibacter michiganensis subsp. insidiosus contains the following coding sequences:
- a CDS encoding TetR/AcrR family transcriptional regulator has product MTRTPRASASDELRSIAAARFARDGFQATSLQQIADEAGYSKSSVLYHFASKEALLDALLEPTIDALAEVIDRADSIRGDEDARRQFVERFIDFLLLHRHEVALFITQGRSLGHLAVIERANDLVRALGKTAGALDSTFDQLRFGVALGGAAYILAASDDWSTNEPLPDDEIRAALVVVVGELLAPLGTRST; this is encoded by the coding sequence GTGACCCGCACCCCCCGCGCCTCCGCGAGCGACGAGCTCCGTTCCATCGCCGCCGCCCGCTTCGCCCGGGACGGGTTCCAAGCGACCTCGCTCCAGCAGATCGCCGACGAGGCGGGCTACTCGAAGTCGAGCGTGCTCTACCACTTCGCCTCCAAGGAGGCGCTGCTCGACGCCCTCCTCGAGCCGACGATCGACGCGCTCGCCGAGGTCATCGACCGGGCTGACTCCATCCGCGGCGACGAGGACGCCCGGCGCCAGTTCGTCGAGCGGTTCATCGACTTCCTCCTGCTGCACCGGCACGAGGTGGCGCTGTTCATCACGCAGGGCCGCTCGCTCGGGCACCTCGCCGTGATCGAGCGCGCCAACGACCTCGTTCGTGCGCTCGGCAAGACCGCCGGCGCGCTCGACAGCACGTTCGACCAGCTGCGCTTCGGCGTGGCGCTCGGCGGCGCGGCGTACATCCTCGCCGCGAGCGACGACTGGTCCACCAACGAGCCGCTGCCCGACGACGAGATCAGGGCCGCTCTCGTCGTGGTCGTGGGGGAGCTCCTCGCCCCCCTCGGCACCCGCTCCACCTGA
- a CDS encoding SLC13 family permease, translating to MRTALIGAVLLVVGAVAVATGALPLDDLGVLYERVWPILLFVVAITVVTELASEAGLFTWIAERAAGLGRGRTWALWLATVVLACLCTIFLSLDTTAVLLTPVVVVLARHCGLPPLPFALTTVWLANTASLLLPVSNLTNLLAEHELGGLGPAGFAALTVAPALVAIAVPVLAILVIHREDLLTRYEVGPPTASTDRVLLVGSAIVVGLLVPSLVSGVEVWIPALAAAVVLAILTAVRRPRVIRLGLLPWQLVVFASGLFIVMEAAQSLGLTAVMAAVSGQGQDAAALFRLAGVATLSANAVDNLPAYLALEPVAGSPERLVAILVGVNAGPVITPWASLATLLWHERLVSMGVHIRWSRYMLLGLVVAPLTVGLAMLAFVLTR from the coding sequence GTGCGCACAGCGCTCATCGGGGCGGTGCTCCTCGTCGTCGGCGCCGTCGCCGTGGCCACCGGAGCCCTCCCGCTCGACGACCTCGGCGTCCTGTACGAGCGGGTCTGGCCGATCCTCCTCTTCGTGGTCGCCATCACCGTGGTCACCGAGCTCGCCAGCGAGGCGGGGCTCTTCACCTGGATCGCCGAGCGGGCCGCCGGTCTCGGGCGGGGACGCACGTGGGCGCTCTGGCTCGCGACCGTCGTGCTCGCCTGCCTCTGCACGATCTTCCTGTCGCTCGACACGACCGCCGTGCTGCTCACGCCCGTGGTCGTCGTGCTCGCCCGGCACTGCGGGTTGCCGCCGCTCCCGTTCGCGCTGACGACGGTGTGGCTCGCGAACACGGCGTCGCTGCTGCTCCCCGTCTCCAACCTCACCAACCTGCTCGCGGAGCACGAGCTCGGCGGCCTCGGCCCGGCCGGGTTCGCGGCGCTCACGGTCGCGCCCGCGCTCGTCGCCATCGCGGTGCCCGTGCTCGCGATCCTCGTGATCCACCGCGAGGACCTCCTCACGCGCTACGAGGTCGGGCCGCCGACCGCGTCGACCGACCGCGTGCTGCTCGTGGGCAGCGCCATCGTGGTGGGGCTCCTCGTGCCGTCGCTCGTCTCGGGCGTCGAGGTGTGGATCCCCGCGCTCGCCGCGGCCGTGGTGCTCGCGATCCTCACGGCCGTCCGCCGCCCACGCGTGATCCGGCTCGGCCTCTTGCCGTGGCAGCTCGTGGTGTTCGCGTCGGGCCTCTTCATCGTGATGGAGGCGGCGCAGTCGCTCGGGCTCACCGCCGTGATGGCCGCCGTCTCCGGCCAGGGCCAGGACGCGGCCGCGCTGTTCCGCCTCGCGGGCGTCGCGACGCTGAGCGCCAACGCGGTCGACAACCTGCCGGCGTACCTCGCGCTGGAGCCCGTCGCGGGATCCCCGGAGCGGCTCGTCGCCATCCTCGTGGGCGTCAACGCGGGCCCGGTCATCACGCCGTGGGCCTCGCTCGCGACCCTGCTCTGGCACGAGCGGCTCGTGAGCATGGGGGTCCACATCAGGTGGTCGCGCTACATGCTGCTGGGGCTCGTCGTCGCGCCCCTCACGGTCGGTCTCGCGATGCTGGCGTTCGTGCTGACCCGCTGA
- a CDS encoding mechanosensitive ion channel family protein yields MDLPALLAVPAVAVTVTLLAAVAAALLVTAVVALVVRVIARRREWAARLVRRARRPFRVLLVTLAVWIALRASVAPGEVRDGLDHLLHVLTIVAAAWLVCALAIFFEDLGLSRYRVDVADNRVARRVRTQVLIIRRLTVVAIVVVAIGAILLTFPGARAAGASVLASAGLVSIVAGLAAQSTLANVFAGMQLAFSDAIRVDDVVIVETEWGRVEEITLTYVVVHIWDDRRMVLPSTYFTTTPFQNWTRTKSELLGAVELDLDWRATPASMREELDRVLATTDLWDGRVSVLQVTDAVGGFVRIRVLVSAVDAPTLFDLRCLVRERLVAFLHEHSPQSLPRTRVQMVDARELDDAPATRRGAPETEPTGLFSGTAQADTRAGLFTGPISTVPAEERIDLEVDADRWRTRD; encoded by the coding sequence GTGGACCTGCCCGCCCTGCTCGCCGTGCCCGCCGTCGCCGTGACCGTCACGCTGCTCGCGGCCGTGGCCGCCGCGCTGCTCGTCACCGCGGTCGTCGCCCTCGTCGTCCGCGTCATCGCGCGCCGCCGGGAGTGGGCGGCCCGCCTCGTCCGCCGGGCCCGACGGCCGTTCCGCGTGCTGCTCGTCACGCTGGCGGTGTGGATCGCCCTCCGCGCCTCGGTCGCGCCGGGCGAGGTGCGCGACGGCCTCGACCACCTGCTGCACGTGCTGACGATCGTCGCGGCCGCGTGGCTCGTGTGCGCGCTCGCGATCTTCTTCGAGGACCTCGGGCTCAGCCGCTACCGGGTGGACGTGGCGGACAACCGGGTCGCCCGGCGGGTGCGCACGCAGGTGCTCATCATCCGGCGGCTCACGGTCGTGGCGATCGTGGTGGTCGCCATCGGCGCGATCCTGCTGACGTTCCCGGGCGCCCGGGCCGCGGGCGCGAGCGTCCTCGCCTCCGCCGGCCTCGTGTCCATCGTCGCGGGCCTCGCCGCGCAGTCCACGCTCGCCAACGTGTTCGCCGGGATGCAGCTCGCCTTCAGCGACGCGATCCGGGTCGACGACGTCGTCATCGTCGAGACCGAGTGGGGGCGCGTGGAGGAGATCACGCTGACCTACGTGGTCGTCCACATCTGGGACGACCGGCGCATGGTGCTGCCGTCCACCTACTTCACGACCACGCCGTTCCAGAACTGGACCCGCACCAAGTCGGAGCTCCTCGGCGCGGTGGAGCTCGACCTCGACTGGCGCGCGACGCCCGCGAGCATGCGCGAGGAGCTCGACCGGGTGCTCGCGACGACCGACCTCTGGGACGGCCGCGTCTCCGTGCTCCAGGTGACGGACGCGGTCGGCGGCTTCGTGCGGATCCGCGTGCTCGTCTCCGCGGTCGACGCGCCCACCCTGTTCGACCTGCGCTGCCTCGTGCGCGAGCGGCTCGTTGCCTTCCTGCACGAGCACAGCCCGCAGTCGCTGCCGCGCACGCGCGTGCAGATGGTGGACGCGCGCGAGCTCGACGACGCGCCGGCTACGCGGCGGGGCGCGCCGGAGACCGAGCCGACGGGCCTGTTCTCGGGCACCGCGCAGGCGGACACGCGCGCGGGCCTGTTCACCGGGCCGATCTCCACGGTGCCCGCCGAGGAGCGCATCGACCTCGAGGTCGACGCCGACCGCTGGCGCACGCGGGACTGA
- a CDS encoding glucose-6-phosphate dehydrogenase: MPATSTLLILGASGDLSARLLLPGLGDLLAHRPDLDLQLVGAGTEEWDDERWREVVRTSFASLGAEGPAVDRVLAGTTYQAADVTAEADLERLLAACEAAPAVYFALPPAVTEKACEAMTRITLPEGTSLSLEKPFGTDLASAQALNRLLATLVPEERTHRVDHFLGRSTVRNLLGLRFANRLLEPVWNAQHVASVEIVEIVYDEQLALEGRARYYDGAGALADMIQSHLLQVMAVFAMEAPATTDARDVRDQKALVLRATRPWGGDPVASSRRARYSAGDVEGRELPAYADEAGVDPARGTETLAEMTVEIANWRWAGVPFRLRSGKAMKDHRREIVVTFQPAPHVPTGLRGADEPDRIRILIAPDELHLELNVNGPADPDVIDRAELVTAFDPGDLPPYGQVIDGIISEDEGLSVRGDTAEECWRIVEPVIAAWRAGDVPLEEYPAGSAGPWDGPQMAPKG, encoded by the coding sequence ATGCCCGCGACCTCCACGCTCCTCATCCTCGGCGCCAGCGGCGACCTCTCCGCGCGCCTGCTCCTCCCCGGCCTCGGCGACCTCCTCGCCCACCGCCCCGACCTCGACCTGCAGCTGGTCGGCGCGGGCACGGAGGAGTGGGACGACGAGCGCTGGCGCGAGGTCGTCCGCACGTCGTTCGCCTCGCTCGGCGCCGAGGGCCCCGCGGTCGACCGCGTGCTCGCGGGCACGACCTACCAGGCGGCCGACGTCACGGCCGAGGCCGACCTCGAGCGCCTGCTCGCCGCGTGCGAGGCCGCGCCCGCCGTGTACTTCGCGCTGCCGCCCGCGGTGACGGAGAAGGCGTGCGAGGCGATGACCCGGATCACCCTGCCCGAGGGCACGTCGCTCTCGCTCGAGAAGCCGTTCGGCACCGACCTCGCGAGCGCGCAGGCCCTCAACCGGCTGCTCGCGACGCTCGTGCCCGAGGAGCGCACCCATCGCGTGGACCACTTCCTCGGCCGCTCGACCGTGCGGAACCTCCTCGGGCTCCGCTTCGCCAACCGGCTGCTCGAGCCCGTGTGGAACGCGCAGCACGTCGCGAGCGTCGAGATCGTCGAGATCGTCTACGACGAGCAGCTCGCGCTCGAGGGCCGCGCCCGCTACTACGACGGCGCGGGCGCCCTGGCCGACATGATCCAGAGCCACCTCCTGCAGGTGATGGCCGTCTTCGCGATGGAGGCGCCCGCCACCACCGACGCGCGGGACGTGCGCGACCAGAAGGCGCTCGTGCTCCGGGCGACGCGGCCCTGGGGAGGCGACCCCGTGGCGTCCTCCCGTCGCGCGCGCTACTCGGCGGGCGACGTCGAGGGCCGCGAGCTCCCGGCCTACGCCGACGAGGCGGGCGTGGATCCTGCCCGCGGCACCGAGACGCTCGCCGAGATGACCGTCGAGATCGCGAACTGGCGCTGGGCGGGGGTGCCGTTCCGGCTGCGCTCGGGCAAGGCCATGAAGGACCACCGGCGCGAGATCGTCGTGACCTTCCAGCCCGCGCCGCACGTGCCCACCGGGCTCCGCGGCGCGGACGAGCCCGACCGGATCCGCATCCTCATCGCCCCCGACGAGCTGCACCTGGAGCTCAACGTGAACGGCCCCGCCGACCCCGACGTCATCGACCGCGCCGAGCTCGTGACCGCGTTCGACCCGGGCGACCTGCCGCCGTACGGCCAGGTCATCGACGGCATCATCTCGGAGGACGAGGGCCTCTCGGTGCGCGGCGACACGGCGGAGGAGTGCTGGCGCATCGTCGAGCCGGTCATCGCCGCGTGGCGCGCGGGCGACGTGCCGCTCGAGGAGTACCCGGCCGGATCCGCGGGGCCGTGGGACGGCCCGCAGATGGCGCCGAAGGGCTGA
- a CDS encoding glycoside hydrolase family 15 protein: MAMRIEDYALIGDCHTGALVGRDGSIDWLCLPRFDSASMFGALLGTDEHGSWRLAPASPDATVSQRTYLGNTFVLWTRWETPEGAVEVTDFMSMGDRRADVVRRVRGISGTVRMQGDLRLRFGYATALPWIRKLDDGDPRLVAVAGPDAVVVRGPELTATNHHHGVAFEVAAGETVDLALTWYPSHRSEPPAFDVDAALEHTTEWWESWASSIEHSGPHQAAVRRSLLVLRALTHEDTGGIVAAATTSLPEQFGGSRNWDYRYVWLRDASLTLEVLLAHGFEHEADEWRTWLLRAIAGDPGDVQIMYGLSGERYLPERDLDSLPGYQGSGPVRVGNGAFEQYQADVIGEVMLALQAARDAGVGETEFSWPLQRALIGFVEENWERQDSGIWEIRGAEQHFTHSRAMIWAALDCAVQGVERHGLDGPVEQWKALRDRVRDEILDRGVDPATGAFRQHYGTTEVDASLLILAQAGFCAYDDPHMLATVAAMERTLMHEGFLLRYDTSAGVDGLPAGEYPFLACSFWLVEQYARSGREADGRALMERLVALGNDVGLLSEEYDPVGKRQAGNVPQALSHLALVRAADALEAAAATHPDDLDRVHRDGNAALAHAEAARRE, encoded by the coding sequence ATGGCCATGCGCATCGAGGACTACGCACTCATCGGGGACTGCCACACGGGAGCGCTGGTCGGCCGGGACGGCTCCATCGACTGGCTGTGCCTCCCCCGCTTCGACTCCGCGTCGATGTTCGGGGCCCTCCTCGGCACGGACGAGCACGGCTCGTGGCGGCTCGCCCCGGCCTCCCCCGACGCCACCGTCTCCCAGCGCACCTACCTCGGCAACACCTTCGTCCTCTGGACGAGGTGGGAGACGCCCGAGGGCGCGGTCGAGGTCACCGACTTCATGTCCATGGGCGACCGGCGGGCCGACGTCGTACGCCGCGTCCGCGGGATCAGCGGCACGGTCCGGATGCAGGGCGACCTGCGCCTGCGCTTCGGCTACGCGACCGCGCTGCCGTGGATCCGCAAGCTCGACGACGGCGACCCGCGCCTCGTCGCCGTCGCGGGCCCCGACGCCGTCGTCGTCCGCGGCCCCGAGCTCACGGCGACGAATCACCACCACGGCGTCGCGTTCGAGGTGGCGGCCGGCGAGACCGTCGACCTCGCCCTCACCTGGTACCCCTCGCACCGCAGCGAGCCGCCTGCCTTCGACGTGGACGCCGCCCTCGAGCACACGACCGAGTGGTGGGAGTCGTGGGCCAGCTCCATCGAGCACTCCGGCCCGCACCAGGCCGCGGTCCGCCGGTCGCTGCTCGTGCTCCGCGCGCTCACGCACGAGGACACCGGCGGCATCGTCGCGGCGGCCACCACGAGCCTCCCCGAGCAGTTCGGCGGATCCCGCAACTGGGACTACCGCTACGTGTGGCTCCGCGACGCGTCGCTCACCCTCGAGGTGCTCCTCGCGCACGGCTTCGAGCACGAGGCCGACGAGTGGCGCACCTGGCTCCTGCGCGCCATCGCAGGCGATCCGGGCGACGTGCAGATCATGTACGGCCTCAGCGGCGAGCGGTACCTCCCCGAGCGCGACCTCGACAGCCTGCCCGGCTACCAGGGCTCGGGCCCGGTGCGCGTCGGCAACGGCGCGTTCGAGCAGTACCAGGCCGACGTCATCGGCGAGGTGATGCTCGCGCTCCAGGCCGCGCGCGACGCCGGCGTCGGCGAGACCGAGTTCTCCTGGCCGCTGCAGCGCGCCCTCATCGGCTTCGTGGAGGAGAACTGGGAGCGGCAGGACAGCGGCATCTGGGAGATCCGCGGCGCCGAGCAGCACTTCACCCACTCGCGGGCGATGATCTGGGCGGCCCTCGACTGCGCCGTGCAGGGCGTCGAGCGGCACGGGCTCGACGGGCCGGTGGAGCAGTGGAAGGCGCTGCGCGACCGGGTCCGCGACGAGATCCTGGACAGGGGCGTGGACCCGGCGACGGGCGCCTTCCGCCAGCACTACGGCACGACCGAGGTGGACGCCTCGCTCCTGATCCTCGCCCAGGCCGGGTTCTGCGCGTACGACGACCCGCACATGCTCGCGACGGTCGCGGCGATGGAGCGGACGCTCATGCACGAGGGCTTCCTCCTGCGCTACGACACGAGCGCGGGGGTCGACGGCCTGCCCGCGGGCGAGTACCCGTTCCTGGCCTGCTCGTTCTGGCTCGTCGAGCAGTACGCCCGGTCGGGCCGCGAGGCCGACGGCCGCGCGCTGATGGAGCGGCTCGTCGCCCTCGGCAACGACGTCGGGCTCCTCTCGGAGGAGTACGACCCGGTCGGGAAGCGCCAGGCGGGCAACGTCCCGCAGGCCCTGTCGCACCTCGCGCTCGTGCGGGCGGCGGACGCCCTGGAGGCCGCCGCGGCCACGCATCCGGACGACCTCGACCGCGTGCACCGGGACGGCAACGCCGCGCTGGCGCACGCCGAGGCGGCGCGCAGGGAGTAG
- a CDS encoding alpha/beta fold hydrolase: MDTATNPLDGTRIAYRSFGALPAHGDPRDPAHAPVVLVHGTALSQAIWRGFGWVRALSPTRQVITLDLRGHGRSGTPHEPAAYAMDLMVADVVAVLDAVGASAVHHVGYSLGARVGFSLAAAHPDRLLSTSSLGGSPRSGVGVFDRVFFPGCIDALETGGMPGFLEAWERHSGHPVAAATRGAFLADDARALAAYMRESERDAGVPDQVVAGSAVPLLLVAGTRDPERLRAAHHVKALRPDAPLVELAGATHADTPRHPEALPAVARFLDAL; this comes from the coding sequence GTGGACACCGCGACCAACCCCCTCGACGGCACGCGCATCGCCTACCGCTCCTTCGGCGCCCTACCGGCCCACGGGGACCCCCGTGACCCGGCCCACGCGCCGGTCGTCCTCGTGCACGGCACGGCCCTGTCGCAGGCGATCTGGCGCGGCTTCGGCTGGGTGCGCGCGCTGTCGCCGACGCGCCAGGTGATCACGCTGGACCTCCGCGGCCACGGGCGCAGCGGAACCCCGCACGAGCCCGCGGCCTACGCGATGGACCTCATGGTCGCCGACGTCGTGGCGGTGCTCGACGCGGTCGGCGCGTCCGCCGTGCACCACGTGGGCTACAGCCTCGGCGCGCGGGTCGGCTTCTCGCTGGCCGCCGCCCACCCCGACCGCCTCCTCTCCACGTCGAGCCTCGGCGGATCCCCGCGCAGCGGCGTCGGCGTCTTCGACCGCGTGTTCTTCCCCGGCTGCATCGACGCGCTGGAGACCGGCGGCATGCCCGGGTTCCTCGAGGCGTGGGAGCGGCACAGCGGGCACCCGGTGGCCGCCGCGACGCGCGGGGCCTTCCTCGCGGACGACGCGCGGGCGCTCGCCGCCTACATGCGGGAGTCGGAGCGGGACGCGGGCGTGCCCGACCAGGTCGTCGCCGGATCCGCGGTGCCTCTGCTGCTCGTCGCGGGCACGCGGGATCCCGAGCGGCTCCGCGCGGCGCACCACGTGAAGGCGCTGCGACCGGACGCGCCGCTCGTGGAGCTCGCGGGCGCCACGCACGCCGACACCCCGCGGCACCCGGAGGCGCTGCCGGCCGTCGCGCGCTTCCTCGACGCGCTCTGA
- a CDS encoding MarR family winged helix-turn-helix transcriptional regulator codes for MPDSPDLSQSLRAGVMRLARRLRAEKADHELSDSQFVVLALLLRDGPTSPGRLAEIERVTAPSMNRTVNCLVEAGYAERSPAPDDGRRVTVSITDAGRTVVQETRRQRNAWLSLRLGELTAAERATLGEAAALLGRMAAS; via the coding sequence ATGCCCGACTCCCCCGACCTCAGCCAGAGCCTGCGCGCCGGCGTCATGCGCCTCGCGCGCCGCCTGCGGGCCGAGAAGGCCGACCACGAGCTGAGCGACAGCCAGTTCGTCGTGCTCGCCCTGCTCCTGCGGGACGGGCCGACGAGCCCCGGCCGCCTCGCCGAGATCGAGCGCGTCACCGCCCCGAGCATGAACCGCACGGTCAACTGCCTCGTCGAGGCGGGCTACGCCGAGCGCTCCCCCGCCCCCGACGACGGCCGCCGCGTCACCGTCTCCATCACGGACGCCGGCCGGACGGTCGTGCAGGAGACCCGCCGGCAGCGGAACGCCTGGCTCTCCCTCCGCCTCGGCGAGCTCACCGCCGCCGAGCGCGCCACCCTCGGCGAGGCCGCGGCCCTCCTCGGCCGCATGGCCGCGTCGTGA
- a CDS encoding MFS transporter gives MSAVFRSLRAPNYRIWFAGALVSNVGTWMQRTAQDWIVLTELTRYDATAVGIVMALQFGPMLLLSPYAGLIADRYDKRRVLMITQGTMAVLGLGLGLVVLSGRAELWHVYLFALLLGIASALDAPARQSFVSELVSDDDLSNAVALNSASFSAARMIGPAVAGVLIAGVGTGWVFLINAVSFIAVLIALTRLRVGELRRPERVARSRGQLREGFRYIGGRPDIMVILVIVFLVGAFGYNFPIFTSTMASVEFGKGATEFGLLSSSLAVGSVAGALLSARRERPRIRLVFVGAALFGIATGLAAIAPTYLLFAGALVIVGVVSQTLMTSANSTVQLTVEPRMRGRVMAVYMAIFVGGTPLGAPIVGWVANTWGPRAAVMVGVASGIVAALIAIAWLVLHRHLRVSYRIHRTPHLLVTHDGDGRDRREDAREDIEADEAVARRT, from the coding sequence GTGAGCGCCGTATTCCGGAGCCTCCGCGCCCCGAACTACCGCATCTGGTTCGCCGGCGCCCTCGTCTCCAACGTCGGCACGTGGATGCAGCGCACCGCCCAGGACTGGATCGTCCTCACCGAGCTCACCCGCTACGACGCGACCGCGGTCGGCATCGTCATGGCGCTGCAGTTCGGCCCCATGCTCCTGCTCTCCCCCTACGCCGGCCTCATCGCCGACCGCTACGACAAGCGCCGCGTGCTGATGATCACTCAGGGCACCATGGCGGTGCTCGGCCTCGGGCTCGGCCTCGTGGTGCTCTCGGGACGCGCCGAGCTCTGGCACGTCTACCTCTTCGCGCTCCTGCTGGGCATCGCCTCCGCGCTCGACGCCCCCGCCCGCCAGTCCTTCGTCTCCGAGCTCGTCTCCGACGACGACCTCTCCAACGCCGTCGCGCTCAACTCGGCGTCCTTCAGCGCCGCGCGCATGATCGGGCCGGCCGTCGCCGGCGTGCTCATCGCGGGCGTCGGCACGGGCTGGGTCTTCCTCATCAACGCCGTGAGCTTCATCGCCGTGCTCATCGCCCTCACGCGCCTCCGCGTCGGCGAGCTCCGCCGCCCGGAGCGCGTCGCCCGGTCGCGCGGCCAGCTGCGCGAGGGCTTCCGCTACATCGGCGGGCGGCCGGACATCATGGTGATCCTCGTGATCGTCTTCCTCGTCGGCGCGTTCGGCTACAACTTCCCGATCTTCACCTCCACCATGGCGAGCGTCGAGTTCGGCAAGGGCGCGACCGAGTTCGGCCTGCTCTCCTCGAGCCTCGCCGTCGGATCCGTCGCCGGCGCCCTGCTGTCCGCCCGCCGCGAGCGGCCCCGCATCCGCCTCGTGTTCGTGGGCGCCGCGCTCTTCGGCATCGCGACCGGCCTAGCCGCCATCGCGCCCACGTACCTGCTCTTCGCCGGGGCGCTCGTGATCGTGGGCGTCGTCTCGCAGACCCTCATGACGAGCGCCAACAGCACCGTCCAGCTCACCGTCGAGCCGCGCATGCGCGGCCGCGTGATGGCCGTCTACATGGCGATCTTCGTGGGCGGCACGCCCCTCGGCGCGCCGATCGTCGGCTGGGTGGCGAACACGTGGGGCCCGCGCGCCGCCGTCATGGTGGGCGTGGCCAGCGGCATCGTCGCCGCCCTCATCGCCATCGCATGGCTCGTGCTGCACCGGCACCTGCGCGTCTCGTACCGGATCCACCGCACGCCGCACCTGCTCGTCACGCACGACGGCGACGGCCGCGACCGCCGCGAGGACGCGCGCGAGGACATCGAGGCCGACGAAGCGGTCGCCCGCCGCACCTGA
- a CDS encoding amino acid permease — MTRSENDRSTITPDPDFVAQDFSHEQEGYQHGLKPRQLQMIAIGGAIGTGLFLGAGGRLASAGPALAIVFLICGVFAFFILRALGELVLHRPSSGSFISYAREFYGEKFAYAAGWMYFLNWATTAIVDVTAVALYMHYWSAFTAAPQWLLALIALAVVLALNLVAVKVFGEMEFWFALVKVAALVVFLIVGIVWLAWSFPVTVGGAEVQTGWTVLQQNGGVFPQGLVPVVLVVQGVVFAYAAIELVGTASGETPDVEKVIPRAINSVIFRIAVFYVGSIVLLSLLLPYTAYSADQSPFVTFFSSLGSPQVGAIAGSVMNFVVLTAAMSSLNAGLYSTGRVLHSMGMNGSAPKFTTVMSKGGVPFGGIMLTGSITLLGVGLNALVPKQAFEIVLNVAALGIVAGWGTIILCQMRLRTWAKQGKAKEPTFRLPGAPVTSWLTLAFLVSVLVLMAIDWPIGTLTVASLVVIIPLLVVGWYLQRDRILEIARLREGITGPFPVTGRDAADQRKR, encoded by the coding sequence ATGACACGAAGCGAGAACGACCGCAGCACCATCACGCCCGATCCGGATTTCGTGGCGCAGGACTTCAGCCACGAGCAGGAGGGCTACCAGCACGGGTTGAAACCCCGCCAGCTCCAGATGATCGCCATCGGCGGCGCGATCGGCACCGGCCTCTTCCTCGGCGCGGGCGGCCGGCTGGCCTCCGCGGGCCCGGCTCTCGCGATCGTCTTCCTGATCTGCGGCGTCTTCGCCTTCTTCATCCTCCGGGCGCTCGGCGAGCTAGTGCTGCACCGGCCGAGTTCCGGGTCCTTCATCTCCTACGCCCGCGAGTTCTACGGCGAGAAGTTCGCCTACGCCGCGGGCTGGATGTACTTCCTCAACTGGGCGACCACCGCGATCGTCGACGTGACCGCCGTGGCGCTCTACATGCACTACTGGTCGGCGTTCACCGCGGCCCCGCAGTGGCTGCTCGCCCTCATCGCGCTGGCCGTCGTGCTCGCGCTGAACCTCGTCGCCGTGAAGGTCTTCGGGGAGATGGAGTTCTGGTTCGCGCTCGTGAAGGTCGCGGCCCTCGTCGTCTTCCTCATCGTCGGCATCGTGTGGCTGGCCTGGAGCTTCCCCGTCACGGTCGGCGGCGCCGAGGTGCAGACCGGATGGACCGTCCTCCAGCAGAACGGCGGCGTCTTCCCGCAGGGCCTCGTCCCCGTCGTCCTGGTCGTGCAGGGCGTCGTCTTCGCCTACGCCGCCATCGAGCTCGTGGGCACCGCGAGCGGCGAGACGCCAGACGTGGAGAAGGTCATCCCCCGCGCCATCAACTCGGTCATCTTCCGCATCGCGGTCTTCTACGTCGGATCCATCGTCCTGCTCTCGCTCCTGCTCCCCTACACGGCATACAGCGCCGACCAGAGCCCGTTCGTCACCTTCTTCTCCAGCCTCGGGTCGCCCCAGGTGGGCGCCATCGCCGGCTCCGTCATGAACTTCGTCGTGCTCACGGCCGCCATGTCGAGCCTCAACGCAGGCCTCTACAGCACGGGCCGCGTGCTCCACTCCATGGGCATGAACGGGTCGGCGCCGAAGTTCACGACCGTCATGTCCAAGGGCGGCGTGCCCTTCGGCGGCATCATGCTGACCGGATCCATCACCCTCCTCGGCGTCGGACTGAACGCCCTGGTGCCCAAGCAGGCCTTCGAGATCGTGCTCAACGTCGCCGCGCTCGGCATCGTCGCGGGCTGGGGCACGATCATCCTGTGCCAGATGCGGCTGCGCACCTGGGCGAAGCAGGGCAAGGCGAAGGAGCCGACGTTCCGCCTGCCGGGCGCGCCCGTGACCTCGTGGCTCACGCTCGCATTCCTCGTCAGCGTGCTCGTGCTCATGGCCATCGACTGGCCCATCGGCACGCTCACCGTCGCCTCGCTCGTCGTGATCATCCCGCTGCTGGTCGTGGGCTGGTACCTCCAGCGCGACCGGATCCTCGAGATCGCGCGCCTGCGCGAGGGCATCACCGGCCCCTTCCCCGTGACCGGCCGCGACGCGGCCGACCAGCGGAAGCGCTGA